In Petrotoga miotherma DSM 10691, a genomic segment contains:
- a CDS encoding ATP-binding protein: MKKEKRNMDLESVESHTTEFKSAWRDEYLKSICAFANTNGGRLLIGVDDNGKPVGVEDSKKLLEDLPNKLRDILGIIPSVRLEKKNGKEIIVIEVEHSYAPISYHGRYYVRSGSTIQELKDKDLTRFLISNSGKHWEEYTEENASIEDINNETIEKFKQIAIKRIPFVKDENEPIKLLEKLNLIKNGKLTRAALLLFGKNPKKIWTSSYIKVGKFLTDTDIISSDDIEGNLFEQVEKTMELLRTKYLISEIRFEGIYRKEELEYPEKALREAIINSVIHRDYIGPHTQLKIYPDKIILWNVGTLPKEIQVDELKKNHSSYPRNELLADVFFKAGLIEAWGRGTIKIIDECKKAGLPEPEFKEEFGGFAVYFYKDIYTEDNLRKMGLNERQIKAVKYVKEKGRITNREYQEITNVSRQMATIDLAEIVKKGVFTRIGKAGKGVAYQLTKLTNK, from the coding sequence TTGAAAAAAGAGAAAAGAAATATGGATTTAGAATCAGTTGAATCTCATACAACCGAATTTAAGTCCGCATGGCGGGACGAATATCTAAAATCGATTTGTGCCTTTGCAAATACCAATGGCGGAAGGTTGCTCATCGGAGTTGATGATAATGGTAAGCCTGTCGGCGTCGAAGACTCTAAGAAATTACTTGAGGATTTACCCAATAAATTAAGAGATATCCTTGGCATTATACCAAGTGTCCGTTTAGAAAAGAAAAACGGTAAGGAAATAATTGTCATAGAAGTTGAGCATTCCTATGCACCAATTTCTTATCATGGGAGATATTATGTTAGAAGTGGAAGCACAATTCAGGAACTTAAGGACAAAGACCTAACCAGGTTTCTGATATCCAATTCAGGCAAGCACTGGGAAGAGTATACTGAGGAAAACGCTTCTATTGAGGATATAAATAATGAAACAATTGAAAAATTCAAACAAATAGCGATAAAAAGAATTCCATTTGTAAAAGATGAAAATGAGCCAATAAAGTTACTTGAGAAATTAAATTTGATTAAGAATGGTAAATTAACAAGGGCTGCCCTTTTATTATTCGGTAAAAATCCAAAAAAAATCTGGACAAGTTCCTACATAAAAGTGGGTAAATTCTTAACGGATACAGATATTATAAGTTCTGATGATATTGAAGGGAATCTCTTTGAGCAGGTAGAAAAAACAATGGAGTTGTTGCGAACAAAATATCTTATTTCTGAAATAAGATTTGAAGGAATTTATCGTAAAGAAGAACTTGAATATCCAGAAAAAGCATTGAGAGAAGCCATAATCAATTCAGTTATACATAGAGATTATATTGGTCCACATACTCAGTTAAAAATTTATCCTGATAAAATAATTCTCTGGAATGTTGGTACACTTCCAAAAGAAATCCAGGTTGATGAATTGAAGAAAAACCATTCATCTTATCCAAGAAATGAGTTATTGGCAGATGTATTTTTCAAAGCTGGACTAATAGAGGCCTGGGGTAGAGGAACCATAAAAATTATTGATGAATGTAAAAAAGCTGGATTACCAGAACCAGAATTTAAAGAGGAGTTTGGCGGTTTTGCAGTTTATTTCTATAAAGACATTTATACAGAAGATAATTTAAGAAAAATGGGGTTAAATGAAAGGCAAATAAAAGCGGTAAAGTATGTAAAAGAAAAGGGAAGGATTACGAATAGGGAATATCAGGAAATTACTAATGTATCTAGGCAAATGGCAACTATTGATCTTGCAGAGATAGTGAAGAAGGGGGTATTTACAAGGATTGGAAAAGCAGGCAAGGGAGTTGCCTACCAATTGACTAAATTGACTAATAAATGA